One window from the genome of Salvia miltiorrhiza cultivar Shanhuang (shh) chromosome 7, IMPLAD_Smil_shh, whole genome shotgun sequence encodes:
- the LOC130993642 gene encoding methyl-CpG-binding domain-containing protein 9 isoform X3: protein MEAETSNAKGGAKMAFQIDLNEMPISSPREVADDAVLRSAGASSVCVVCRKGVPVGIVPDKVTGELRHERKCFRCLLRNDNAGGGDAGRFDINASPPREAEDGDVITVVAGRDGTGGGSHHVNTSKLNPMLDGIGHDLPKTSSIAVDSPYSRFRGALLQKVHSDGILGTIHKESTFAARLRASHTPPEFPPASPNVLYLQTLREYIAERSGTLGEGWRVEFEFCDKEYKTSAVYIAPDGSRFRSMEDVAFHFGLSSRYHYSENDNVSTESASIRSGMKKESPVIMTAQNCRQRQKMSRASKNQGFLFSLGVKSCPEIIYNKSIREFGSSEHGDLHDSIHEGFPVQYHDFCLISAGNIDPRPSYHNANQIWPVGYRCSWHDRVTGSLFLCDVSDGGDSGPIFKVKRYPCTMQSIPVGSTILVKKKAAVCKSDGIEGLDDLATFQVVDDDSISTITLLNEETPPCLDNCLSTLKREEEVQNPQEDNSSNSNLEVPPQRTGNLVNDAAGLNDMIGEFQVEGRSISSVWEKVSQAFLYACREMYKQKGAIKFFCSHDVFGMNNDNLDGADSLSKYCYFEGLASIPPLVQNENELNKACEVLSAWLKQDRFGLNEDFVREILEQIPLVTACSEYEKLKDRNKNSGLQTVGSGFLQVEQKTNNTSETSKRSLLKLGEAEDTLKRDPCPPGKQLNRRLPSYLMGDALQVWELAWRFLEVLELGQPFTFQELESELVNPWLDSYPLDLRHETVETGDGASSSCEKVSQAGSASIGRCTGLLLAKILGSLLKLLVTELLSKAAVYVRPNLDAGESKSKRGRKKDLDWLAELKKTKLDMLPVNELTWHEIARRYILAVLSMDGNLDSAEVASRESGKVFHCLQGDGGVLCGSLTGIAALEGDAMVLADAMKEIYGSLKTKNDIVSLCQGESDANGAQTIEVNDGVIPEWAQVLEPVRKLPTNVGARIRNCIHEALTRNPPEWAKRELEHAISKEVYKGNASGPTKRAVISVLARVTSENPQQKAEKKEKVKIKTNMSDLITKQCRIVLRRAAVSDEDKVFCNLLGRIILNPNDTDDEGLLGYPAMVSRPLDFRTIDLRLAAGAYGGSHEAFVDDVREVWRNIHTAYGDRSELIDVAQNLSKKFEDLYEKEVLTLLQKMADISNVKDSSPDALKDRDDLLVQVCNSALPRAPWDEGICKVCGMDKDDDNVLLCDKCDSEYHRYCLDPPLLRIPEGNWYCPSCVTGQSLPCSTTYGSVSNQHRRKRNLGELSCKFLEELSRLAKLMEMKEHWEFTVEERIFFLKFLFDEALNSATVRDHMDHCASRAADLQNKLRSLTSELKIVKAKEDMFGLSAEKTNSGVFNIRGDLKSDASSSQHTNENIARGNPSEKQLAGEKSQHEKIFVKAQPSGGPILQNETPIFIQQQQSDQGHANVLNNVQGSLFTTTQVLPGHNFSCSTSDHETEFVPPATVSSIHESGGHQRPNQADMLSSQGNSLKVCAVRNEITNLLDSIANIELELVKVSLRRDFLGRDCNGRVYWAFYYPGARPWIIACGDAASKERCPGDFVSIPDSDKWMYYESETEIEKLVGWLSENNVREKELKESISQFQANKLKDSEYTEDHILNRRDINNGGRKTLSADFLATKATNALEKKYGPCNRFEATAVLQNLVMGASQSGRMYRCECLELLWPSKDHCGSCHQSFSTSEELRQHAKENCKAASSGSKRSQTAEDITKRKKARNVASQEKRSTSISIPQRSTSEKQIDGCTSVEGYHADCPFNFEEIMTRFIVPSSVKDGVNDIGLIGSGGVPALLAGQPPYLSDTALALSLERTNEASSRPTDLRSRQQNTEPSDVMNNRGLKDLHRSSRSVENGLSDELSIVGRLKSILMSEKDQVTSVKDKSSLVAGLSKSTIIRESSSRPLVGRASEILRYLKINLLDMDAALPEDAFRKSRSSQDRRCAWRAFVKSAKSIYEMVQATIIFEDTIKSEYLRNDWWYWSSPSTAARITTLSALALRIYSLDAAISYGEPLPGTAMEVSEPSCAIDEEVHRSPTPKNPANPSSPTLQKTPEPDSSENPRTRSRTSKRRRDLNS from the exons ATGGAAGCTGAAACCAGTAACGCGAAAGGGGGAGCTAAAATGGCGTTTCAAATAGATCTAAACGAGATGCCAATCTCGTCACCCCGGGAAGTAGCCGACGACGCCGTATTGCGAAGCGCTGGTGCTTCTTCCGTCTGTGTGGTGTGCCGGAAAGGGGTTCCGGTCGGGATAGTTCCCGACAAAGTGACGGGAGAGCTGCGCCACGAGAGAAAGTGCTTCCGGTGCTTGCTCAGGAACGATAACGCCGGTGGAGGCGACGCGGGGCGGTTCGACATCAATGCATCGCCTCCACGCGAGGCGGAGGACGGCGATGTCATCACGGTTGTGGCTGGCCGGGATGGGACCGGCGGGGGGAG CCATCATGTGAATACAAGCAAATTAAATCCTATGCTGGATGGTATTGGGCATGATCTCCCAAAGACGTCATCCATTGCAGTAGATTCTCCATATTCTAGATTCCGCGGTGCATTGCTGCAAAAAGTGCATTCTGATGGAATCTTAGGTACAATTCACAAAGAATCTACATTTGCTGCACGGCTCCGAGCTAGTCATACTCCACCGGAGTTTCCTCCTGCAAGTCCAAATGTGTTGTATCTACAAACCCTTAGAGAATATATTGCCGAAAGATCGGGTACTTTGGGAGAAGGTTGGCgtgttgaatttgaattttgtgaCAAAGAATATAAAACCTCTGCTGTTTATATCGCACCTGATGGCAGTAGGTTCAGATCTATGGAAGATGTTGCTTTCCACTTCGGGCTGTCTTCACGCTATCACTATTCGGAGAATGATAATGTAAGTACAGAGTCTGCCTCCATTCGGAGTGGGATGAAGAAGGAATCACCAGTGATTATGACTGCGCAAAACTGCAGACAAAGGCAGAAGATGTCAAGGGCCAGCAAGAACCAGGGTTTTTTGTTCAGCTTAGGGGTCAAAAGTTGTCCTGAAATTATTTATAACAAGAGTATAAGAGAATTTGGCTCTTCAGAACATGGTGATCTCCATGATAGTATCCAT GAGGGTTTCCCAGTTCAGTATCATGACTTCTGTCTTATATCAGCTGGCAATATTGATCCACGACCATCATACCACAATGCTAATCAAATCTGGCCTGTGGGATACAGATGTAGCTGGCACGATAGGGTTACCGGGTCTCTTTTTCTATGTGATGTTTCAGATGGTGGTGATAGTGGCCCAATTTTCAAAGTTAAAAGATACCCATGCACCATGCAGTCAATACCAGTTGGCTCAACCATCCTTGTAAAGAAGAAAGCAGCTGTCTGCAAAAGTGATGGCATTGAGGGTTTAGATGATTTAGCTACATTCCAGGTGGTTGATGATGATAGTATATCCACAATCACACTGCTAAATGAAGAAACCCCCCCATGTCTAGACAACTGTCTCTCTACTCTAAAGAGAGAAGAGGAGGTTCAAAATCCCCAGGAAGATAATTCTTCAAATTCAAATCTAGAAGTCCCACCTCAGAGAACCGGAAATCTAGTAAATGATGCTGCAGGACTGAATGATATGATAGGGGAATTTCAAGTTGAGGGCAGGTCAATATCATCTGTGTGGGAAAAGGTTTCTCAAGCTTTCTTGTATGCTTGCCGTGAGATGTACAAACAAAAGGGTGCAATCAAGTTTTTCTGCAGTCATGATGTGTTTGGAATGAATAATGATAATCTTGATGGTGCTGATTCTTTATcaaaatattgttattttgaagGACTTGCTAGCATCCCTCCATTGGTTCAGAATGAGAATGAGCTTAACAAGGCCTGTGAAGTGCTTTCAGCATGGTTGAAGCAGGACAGGTTTGGTCTGAATGAAGATTTTGTTCGAGAGATTCTAGAACAGATTCCACTAGTCACTGCTTGTTCAGAATATGAAAAACTGAAAGACCGGAACAAGAATTCAGGCCTACAAACAGTTGGAAGTGGGTTTCTGCAGGTTGAACAGAAGACCAACAATACCTCTGAAACTTCTAAGAGATCTCTGCTAAAATTGGGTGAGGCAGAAGATACTTTAAAAAGGGATCCCTGCCCTCCAGGCAAGCAACTTAACAGAAGGCTACCGTCATACTTGATGGGAGATGCTCTACAG GTTTGGGAGCTAGCTTGGCGTTTCTTAGAAGTGCTAGAGCTTGGGCAGCCTTTCACTTTTCAAGAACTTGAATCCGAGCTTGTAAACCCTTGGTTAGATAGCTACCCTTTGGATTTAAGACATGAAACTGTTGAGACAGGGGATGGTGCTTCCTCCAGTTGTGAGAAGGTTTCTCAAGCTGGATCAGCCTCTATTGGCAGATGTACTGGTCTTCTTTTGGCCAAGATTCTTGGCTCGCTGCTGAAACTGCTTGTTACTGAGCTGTTGTCAAAAGCAGCAGTATACGTGCGCCCTAACCTTGATGCTGGCGAATCTAAATCTAAGAGAGGCAGGAAAAAGGATTTGGACTGGCTGGCCGAGTTAAAGAAAACCAAACTTGATATGCTTCCTGTTAATGAGCTTACATGGCATGAAATTGCTCGTCGGTACATTTTAGCTGTGCTGTCCATGGACGGTAATCTTGATTCTGCAGAGGTTGCTAGCCGTGAAAGTGGGAAAGTTTTCCATTGCTTACAAGGTGATGGTGGGGTTCTTTGTGGATCTCTAACTGGCATAGCTGCGCTGGAGGGAGATGCAATG GTTCTTGCAGATGCTATGAAGGAAATATATGGGTCATTAAAGACTAAAAATGACATAGTAAGTTTATGCCAGGGAGAGTCTGATGCCAATGGTGCTCAAACAATTGAGGTGAATGACGGTGTTATCCCTGAGTGGGCTCAAGTGCTTGAACCTGTGAGAAAATTACCCACGAATGTTGGAGCCCGAATCCGAAATTGTATCCACGAAGCTTTGACCAGAAATCCTCCAGAATGGGCTAAACGGGAACTGGAACATGCCATTAGTAAGGAAGTATACAAAGGAAATGCATCAGGACCAACCAAG AGAGCTGTTATTTCAGTCCTTGCAAGAGTTACTAGTGAAAATCCACAGCAGAAGgctgagaaaaaagaaaaggtaaaGATTAAGACCAACATGTCTGATCTCATCACTAAACAATGTCGTATAGTGCTACGACGTGCTGCTGTTTCAGATGAAGATAAAGTCTTCTGCAATCTATTGGGAAGAATAATTTTGAACCCCAATGATACTGATGATGAAGGGCTTCTTGGCTATCCTGCAATGGTGTCTCGTCCTTTAGACTTTAGAACTATTGATCTCAGATTGGCTGCTGGTGCTTATGGTGGATCTCATGAAGCGTTTGTTGATGATGTTCGGGAG GTGTGGCGCAACATACATACTGCATATGGTGATCGATCTGAATTGATTGATGTGGCTCAGAACTTGTCCAAAAAGTTTGAAGATTTGTATGAGAAAGAG GTTCTGACCCTTCTCCAAAAAATGGCCGATATTTCCAATGTTAAAGATTCAAGTCCTGATGCTCTGAAAGATAGAGATGATTTGCTTGTTCAGGTGTGTAATAGTGCACTCCCTAGAGCTCCTTGGGATGAAGGAATATGTAAAGTCTGTGGAATGGACAAAGATGATGACAATGTTCTGTTGTGTGATAAATGTGATTCTGAGTATCATAGATATTGCTTGGATCCTCCACTTCTAAGAATTCCAGAAGGAAACTGGTATTGCCCTTCCTGTGTTACTGGCCAGTCTCTTCCTTGCAGTACAACCTACGGGTCAGTCTCAAATCAACACCGGAGAAAAAGAAATCTTGGAGAACTCTCATGCAAATTTTTGGAAGAACTGTCCCGATTAGCGAAACTGATGGAGATGAAAGAACATTGGGAATTCACAGTTGAGGAG aGAATATTCTTCTTAAAGTTCTTGTTCGATGAAGCGCTAAACTCTGCTACTGTCCGGGACCATATGGACCACTGTGCTTCTCGAGCTGCTGATTTGCAAAATAAATTGCGTTCTCTCACTTCTGAATTGAAAATTGTCAAAGCGAAGGAAGATATGTTTGGTTTAAGCGCCGAGAAAACAAATTCTGGAGTATTTAACATACGTGGAGATCTTAAATCAGATGCATCGTCTTCCCAGCACACTAATGAAAATATCGCAAGAGGAAATCCATCTGAAAAG CAGCTTGCAGGGGAGAAAAGTCAACATGAGAAGATCTTTGTCAAAGCCCAACCATCAGGAGGACCTATCTTGCAAAATGAGACACCGATTTTCATTCAGCAGCAGCAAAGCGACCAAGGGCATGCCAATGTTCTGAATAATGTACAGGGTTCCCTCTTTACTACCACTCAAGTGCTACCTGGTCATAATTTCTCATGCTCCACCTCCGACCATGAGACAGAGTTTGTGCCACCTGCAACTGTGAGTTCAATTCATGAATCTGGGGGCCATCAGCGTCCCAACCAAGCTGATATGCTTTCATCACAAGGCAACAGTCTCAAGGTCTGTGCTGTAAGGAATGAAATTACTAATCTGCTGGACTCAATTGCTAACATAGAACTGGAACTAGTCAAGGTATCTCTTCGGCGGGATTTCTTGGGGAGAGATTGTAATGGCAGAGTATACTGGGCCTTTTACTATCCTGGTGCTCGGCCATGGATAATAGCTTGTGGGGATGCAGCATCCAAGGAGAGGTGTCCCGGAGATTTTGTCAGTATTCCTGATTCTGACAAGTGGATGTATTATGAATCTGAAACTGAAATTGAGAAACTAGTTGGATGGCTGAGCGAGAATAATGTCAGGGAGAAAGAATTAAAGGAGTCCATTTCACAGTTCCAAGCTAACAAACTGAAAGACTCCGAATATACAGAAGATCACATCCTTAACAGAAGAGATATAAACAATGGTGGAAGAAAAACTTTATCTGCCGATTTTTTGGCTACAAAGGCGACAAATGCATTGGAGAAAAAATATGGTCCTTGCAATAGGTTTGAGGCAACAGCTGTTCTTCAGAATCTTGTTATGGGAGCAAGTCAGAGTGGTAGAATGTACAGATGTGAGTGCCTAGAGCTGTTGTGGCCTTCTAAAGACCATTGCGGGTCTTGTCATCAGAGCTTTTCTACCTCTGAGGAACTAAGACAACATGCCAAAGAAAACTGCAAAGCAGCATCATCTGGCTCTAAGCGAAGCCAGACAGCTGAAGATATCACTAAGCGCAAGAAGGCAAGAAATGTGGCTTCTCAGGAAAAACGCTCCACTAGTATCAGCATACCTCAAAGATCAACAAGTGAGAAACAAATTGATGGATGTACTTCTGTTGAAGGCTATCATGCTGATTGCCCCTTTAATTTTGAGGAGATTATGACAAGGTTCATTGTTCCTAGCTCAGTTAAGGATGGGGTGAATGACATAGGACTTATTGGCAGCGGTGGCGTCCCTGCCCTTTTGGCAGGCCAGCCCCCTTATCTAAGCGATACTGCTTTAGCATTGAGCCTTGAAAGAACAAATGAGGCCAGTTCAAGGCCAACTGATTTGAGAAGTAGACAGCAGAATACTGAACCCAGTGATGTGATGAACAACAGGGGCTTGAAAGACTTGCATAGGTCATCCAGATCTGTTGAAAATGGCCTATCTGATGAACTATCTATTGTTGGGAGATTGAAATCCATATTGATGAGTGAGAAGGATCAAGTTACTTCAGTAAAGGACAAAAGTTCATTAGTAGCTGGGTTGTCGAAAAGCACTATAATTCGTGAATCTTCATCAAGACCATTAGTAGGTAGAGCTTCTGAAATATTGAGGTATCTTAAGATTAATCTACTTGATATGGATGCTGCTCTACCAGAAGATGCTTTTAGAAAATCAAGGTCAAGTCAAGATCGAAGATGTGCATGGCGTGCATTTGTTAAATCTGCAAAGTCAATCTATGAG ATGGTTCAGGCTACAATCATATTTGAGGACACAATTAAAAGTGAGTACTTACGAAATGATTGGTGGTATTGGTCGTCACCTTCAACTGCAGCTAGAATCACGACACTCTCAGCTCTTGCTTTGCGTATATACTCACTAGATGCAGCCATCTCTTATGGGGAACCTCTGCCTGGTACTGCAATGGAGGTTTCGGAGCCAAGTTGTGCAATAGACGAGGAAGTGCATCGAAGTCCAACTCCAAAGAATCCTGCAAATCCTAGTAGCCCAACACTGCAGAAGACACCCGAGCCAGATTCTTCTGAGAATCCAAGAACTAGGAGTAGAACTAGCAAGCGGAGGAGAGATCTGAATAGCTGA